In the Pedobacter cryoconitis genome, TTCAAAAATATTGATACTTTTAATTATAATAAACCAGGAGGTTCAACCATTCATGAAATGGGGACCGCCCGTATGGGACATGACCCCAAAACATCTGTTTTAAACAAGTTTAACCAGATGCATGAGGCTAAGAATGTTTTTATTACTGATGGCAGCTGTATGACTTCCTCTGCATGTCAGAATCCATCTTTAACTTATATGGCCTTAACAGCAAGAGCAAGTCAGTTTGCTTATGAGCAATTAAAGAAGGGTGACTTATAATTTACAGGGTGGGTTATTTAAGGCCCACCAGGTTTCTGAGTTTTTCTAAGATATTGTAGAACTTCTTTAAATACCTTGAACTTTCACCAATAGGTTTGAAATTCTTCCAGGCCGTCATATTCAGGTAAGAGAAGAATATTTCTTTGTATTTTTCGCTGAATTCGTAAGATTTATAGATAGGCTTTCTTCCGGTAAAATGGATCAGGAATGGTCTTTCTTCTTCCGAGTAAGCAAAACGGTTCCACAGCGGGTCGAGTTCCTGCCAATGCAGTGCGAGCACTGCATTCAGTCCGTATTGATCCTGAAATACAGCATGTTTTTTATGCTGGGTAAGGCAAGCCAATACTTTATTGGTAATGTCTGCTTTTTCCCATTTATCAATATCCAGTACCATTAATCCTGCATTGAAATATTTATTATCGGCTGGTATGCCTAATTCTTCATAATTACTGATCCCGCCCCAACGGGTTACCACCTGTATAAACTGATCCTGAACAGCGCCAACAATGTTATTGCCCAGATCGGTATGCCATAACTTACTGACATCTTCCAGCATAATCATATCTACATCCAGAAAGATAATTTTCTTGATATGTTTAGGGATGAAATGAGGGATGAATAACCTGGTGTAAATATTTAAGGGCAGACTGCTTTTGTCAACAGGAAGCTTTGCATCCTTTGGCAGACATTCTGACATCGCCATCCAATGAATAGAAGTAACTTCCTGGTTGCTGGCATTGCGTATTCTTGTCTTATTTTTAGTGGTAATGCCATCTTCTACGATAAAGAATTCCAGTTTTTCACCGGAGTGATGGTTTACCTCAATAGATTTGATTAAAGCTGCCAGTAAAATAGCATAGTGGTTATCACAAACACAAATTATAGCAATAGGATCCGATTTTTCCATCAATTTAACGTAGTTCTTTTTTTATAAATATATACAATTCAGGTCTTAAACCCATTTCGTTATTTGGTGAGCAGCTGTGCATTAAGTTTTAAAAACTTATACTTCGAATAGAGCCATTTAGCCGCAATAAAAGGGACGCTGTTGCCACTTCTCCATGATTTTCTGAAAGTTGCCGTACTTGGCTCTTCTGCTGAATTTTCTTGTGTCAATAAACCATAATGATCATCATAAAAAAGACATCTGCCTTTGTTTTTGATAAATGCAAAGCTCATCTGCATTTCGGTCTGGTCACCATTGAGGCCTTCAGGGTATCTGCCAAAGTCTTTTAAAAAGGTTGACCTTCTTAAATGGGGATGGTCCCCATAGAGATAAAATTTCAGGTTATTGGTATACCATGGGGCCAGGTGAAATACCTTTTCAGAGAAGCCCAGCTTATAAGGCTCCATATAAGGGTAGGGCGAATAAGAATATAAAGTGACCATATCCCATTTCTTATCTTGCTGCATAATTTGCAGGGCATCGGTAAAATGTTCAGGAAAAGTAGCCTTAGGGACAAAATCTTCCTGTATGTAAAGTGTGTATTCTGTATGGACGTTATCCTGGCCTTTGTTTATATTATTCCCCAATCCTTTGTTAACTGGGGTAGTAATTAACCTGAAGGTATAATCCTGCTGTAATTTTTCAATGTATTGCAATTGACTTTTTTCACTGCCGTCATCAGAAATAACGATGTCATCGAAATGGCAGTTCAACTCCTTAAAAGCCTTTAGAAGCCGCTCCAGCGACTTACATCTGTTGTAATGGGTAATCAGTAAAGTAACGCTTTTAAAATGGTATGGAGTGTTCATCATCTATTAATTGCCCGGCTATTGAATATAAATGTAATAAGTTTGTTTGACAACTAGGCAGATAGAGTGCCAAAAAAAAATCTCAGTTCATAGAGCGAGCTGAGATCTTAAATTATATTTTTTGTTTGCTTATTCAACAGCACCTATAGAAGGAGCAGTTGCGCTTCTTGGCTTGCCATAAAAATCTGTGATTACAAACGGTGTTGGTCTGCCTTTATATTTTGCAGCTGAGTTGCTTGTTAAGTTCAGTGAAGTCTGATCAGTGATGCCGGCTTGTCCGGAGGTTTCATTATATATATTATAAGAAGCGTTCGGAATAACCTCAGCCCATTGTAAAGCGATCAGTTTTTGGTTTGGCATGAAGTTGAAACCAAGGTTGTTGTAAACGTCAACTTTACCGCCCGACATGCCGTATACGTCAACTACAGCCGCTTGCCAATCATTAGACAGGTTTAAATTACCACAGGTATTGTTGAAGATAATCGCATTGGTATAAGTTGTTTTTCCAGGTGTAATTCTATCCGCATAAGCCTGAACTTCAAAACCTGAATATTTACGGGAGTTTAA is a window encoding:
- a CDS encoding glycosyltransferase family 8 protein, which translates into the protein MEKSDPIAIICVCDNHYAILLAALIKSIEVNHHSGEKLEFFIVEDGITTKNKTRIRNASNQEVTSIHWMAMSECLPKDAKLPVDKSSLPLNIYTRLFIPHFIPKHIKKIIFLDVDMIMLEDVSKLWHTDLGNNIVGAVQDQFIQVVTRWGGISNYEELGIPADNKYFNAGLMVLDIDKWEKADITNKVLACLTQHKKHAVFQDQYGLNAVLALHWQELDPLWNRFAYSEEERPFLIHFTGRKPIYKSYEFSEKYKEIFFSYLNMTAWKNFKPIGESSRYLKKFYNILEKLRNLVGLK
- a CDS encoding glycosyltransferase family 2 protein, which codes for MMNTPYHFKSVTLLITHYNRCKSLERLLKAFKELNCHFDDIVISDDGSEKSQLQYIEKLQQDYTFRLITTPVNKGLGNNINKGQDNVHTEYTLYIQEDFVPKATFPEHFTDALQIMQQDKKWDMVTLYSYSPYPYMEPYKLGFSEKVFHLAPWYTNNLKFYLYGDHPHLRRSTFLKDFGRYPEGLNGDQTEMQMSFAFIKNKGRCLFYDDHYGLLTQENSAEEPSTATFRKSWRSGNSVPFIAAKWLYSKYKFLKLNAQLLTK